One region of Choristoneura fumiferana chromosome 3, NRCan_CFum_1, whole genome shotgun sequence genomic DNA includes:
- the Schip1 gene encoding schwannomin interacting protein 1 isoform X1 produces the protein MRIKQVSENGNVAAVNGHEILSHINSDNRSWLVPANGGSQNFYNNTSRTEIFQFNSSYNNSSITITTDLFEDSKSARKKNVTSDTSTLNAEPIVCNNLYRLSTHNNRGLLNLCNNTGATNLEGATETFPVPRESFLGSNVSSNTTPIDDERTFEHSDTDEMSENGSQPVPRGIVNPNYPGFQHLAHTLQDYSSNIENFYHSENDMTDDDIDIEITESTYEPELTSKDTSVICKNINNNNNNQEETTDSKLLSTRCDVFSKTTTSKSPVQNDIPDLLKTLSENNNNVEQNDYDLHCTDTDIENNFDTKDIIGDFNKEIEDEIKQLFNYNINIQDDLEELRKDIKDTLAKPIENTINNISEVVNHVIKKLVETHSDENQRSTDITMSSEKRRNEEVLNNEASNIRQNESNAIKEMHLSRPTFLLIENNTNNKITDAVLSDGKDEITIYDSEYDPKNLSNNVENTIKQLSTELRKIIPKLDEMRERDRLWIRNKKELAPIVTDGNSNEVASSPRNKICSKIGNSTESISRKAAISHIESAAATDKKKEVASAKKYTRTAQIISSVRKTENADKYDLGSFDVYNIETALPKLDLDAIENHLKAAKEAERRKRNDREEIRKRLAMGADSEEFYSLGHTDRPGKKPSLHSRLQNGKNLQICFMNETASDNESQTLELDKNINYSTKSLARSSIFSKSNYSLNNHPYQTRPLSVNITKHDKIGIVPTGAKLRPSTLSLKTNKSRSTQSLGHIELKESDFYALQATLQTEARIALAQAKEMARIQMERERRSRGASPVTEMLRSSMRKANAPLAPDRRRVSRQLLTDMNVAQLQVIVNELHSQIEALNESLVRLLMARDELHMGQDSMLVDIEDLTRYLGVKEQTKKTKGSSKSGVRRLTSLAHK, from the exons ATGAGGATCAAACAGGTCTCCGAGAATGGTAACGTGGCCGCAGTCAACGGACACGAGATACTGTCCCACATAAACTCTGATAATAGAAGTTGGCTCGTACCCGCCAACGGTGGTTCTCAGAACTTTTACAATAACACCAGCAGGACGGaaatttttcaatttaactCTAGTTACAACAATTCAAGTATTACAATTACAACTGACTTATTTGAGGATAGTAAGAGTgcgcgaaaaaaaaatgtcacaagCGACACCTCTACCCTGAACGCTGAACCTATAGTGTGCAATAACCTGTACAGGCTGAGCACTCACAATAACAGGGGATTGTTAAATTTGTGCAATAACACAGGGGCGACAAATCTGGAGGGCGCTACGGAAACTTTCCCAGTTCCTCGTGAAAGCTTTCTAG GTAGTAATGTGTCTTCGAATACAACCCCGATCGACGACGAGCGGACGTTTGAACATTCGGACACTGATGAGATGTCTGAGAACGGAAGCCAGCCAGTGCCCAGGGGGATCGTGAATCCGAATTATCCGGGTTTCCAACACTTGGCTCACACGTTACAG GACTATTCTTCAAACATAGAGAACTTTTATCACTCTGAAAATGATATGACTGACGATGATATAGACATAGAAATAACGGAATCAACATATGAACCAGAGCTTACTTCAAAGGACACCTCTgttatatgtaaaaatattaacaataataataataatcaagaaGAAACGACGGATTCTAAGTTATTGAGTACACGATGTGATGTTTTTTCAAAGACGACAACATCGAAGAGTCCCGTACAAAATGATATACCAGATCTTTTAAAAACACTATCGGAAAACAACAATAATGTTGAACAAAATGATTACGATCTCCATTGCACTGACACGGacatagaaaataattttgacacTAAGGATATTATAGGTGATTTTAACAAAGAAATTGAAGATGAAATCaaacagttatttaattataatattaatattcaaGATGACTTAGAGGAATTAAGGAAAGATATTAAAGATACTCTAGCAAAACCTATTGAAAATACCATAAACAATATAAGTGAAGTAGTAAATCACGTAATCAAAAAGCTCGTAGAAACGCATAGTGATGAAAACCAACGGAGTACGGACATTACTATGTCATCAGAGAAGAGGAGGAATGAAGAAGTACTTAACAATGAAGCTAGTAATATTAGACAAAATGAAAGTAATGCAATAAAAGAAATGCATCTCAGTAGACCTACATTTTTGTTGATAGAAAATAAcaccaataataaaataacagatgcTGTCTTGTCCGACGGCAAAGATGAAATAACTATATATGATAGCGAATACGACCCGAAAAACTTGAGCAATAATGTTGAAAATACGATTAAACAACTTAGCACTGAGTTGAgaaaaattattccaaagttaGATGAAATGCGAGAGCGCGATAGATTATGGATAAGGAATAAAAAGGAACTGGCACCGATCGTCACCGACGGCAATTCCAATGAAGTAGCAAGTTCGCCTAGAAATAAGATATGCAGCAAAATTGGGAACAGCACCGAATCAATATCTAGAAAAGCTGCCATATCTCacat AGAATCTGCTGCGGCTACAGACAAGAAGAAGGAAGTAGCATCAGCAAAGAAGTATACCAGAACCGCTCAAATCATCTCATCCGTCCGAAAAACTGAAAATGCCGACAAATATGATTTAG GAAGTTTTGATGTCTACAATATAGAAACGGCCCTGCCTAAGTTAGATTTGGATGCCATTGAAAATCATTTGAAGGCAGCGAAAGAAGCAGAGAGGCGG aAACGCAATGATAGAGAAGAGATCAGAAAACGGCTGGCGATGGGGGCTGACAGTGAGGAATTTTACAGTCTGGGTCACACTGACAGGCCAGGGAAGAAGCCAAGCCTACACTCGAGGCTTCAAAATG GGAAGAACCTTCAAATATGTTTCATGAATGAAACAGCTTCTGACAATGAATCTCAGACCTTGGAACTGGATAAAAATATCAACTATAGTACCAAAAGCTTGGCAAGATCAAGCATTTTCAGCAAGTCTAATTACAGCCTTAACAACCATCCATACCAGACGAGGCCCCTGTCAGTCAATATTACAAAACATGACAAAATTGGCATAGTTCCTACTG GAGCAAAGTTACGGCCTTCAACCTTGTCACTGAAAACAAACAAATCCCGGTCCACACAATCTCTTGGGCACATTGAGCTGAAAGAATCGGATTTCTACGCACTTCAGGCTACACTCCAAACTGAAGCTAGGATTGCCCTCGCTCAAGCTAAGGAAATGGCTCGGATTCAAATGGAG CGCGAGCGCAGGAGTCGTGGCGCGTCGCCGGTGACAGAGATGCTGCGCAGCTCGATGCGCAAGGCCAACGCGCCGCTCGCGCCCGACCGCCGCCGCGTCTCGCGACAGCTGCTCACCGATATGAACGTCGCTCAACTTCAG GTGATAGTAAACGAGCTGCACTCGCAGATCGAGGCGCTGAACGAGTCGCTAGTGCGGCTGCTCATGGCGCGCGACGAACTGCACATGGGCCAGGACTCCATGCTGGTCGACATCGAGGACCTCACAAGATACTT gGGTGTGAAGGAGCAAACAAAGAAGACTAAAGGCTCGTCGAAGTCCGGTGTGAGAAGGCTCACATCTTTAGCGCACAAATAA
- the Schip1 gene encoding schwannomin interacting protein 1 isoform X2, with the protein MRIKQVSENGNVAAVNGHEILSHINSDNRSWLVPANGGSQNFYNNTSRTEIFQFNSSYNNSSITITTDLFEDSKSARKKNVTSDTSTLNAEPIVCNNLYRLSTHNNRGLLNLCNNTGATNLEGATETFPVPRESFLGSNVSSNTTPIDDERTFEHSDTDEMSENGSQPVPRGIVNPNYPGFQHLAHTLQDYSSNIENFYHSENDMTDDDIDIEITESTYEPELTSKDTSVICKNINNNNNNQEETTDSKLLSTRCDVFSKTTTSKSPVQNDIPDLLKTLSENNNNVEQNDYDLHCTDTDIENNFDTKDIIGDFNKEIEDEIKQLFNYNINIQDDLEELRKDIKDTLAKPIENTINNISEVVNHVIKKLVETHSDENQRSTDITMSSEKRRNEEVLNNEASNIRQNESNAIKEMHLSRPTFLLIENNTNNKITDAVLSDGKDEITIYDSEYDPKNLSNNVENTIKQLSTELRKIIPKLDEMRERDRLWIRNKKELAPIVTDGNSNEVASSPRNKICSKIGNSTESISRKAAISHIESAAATDKKKEVASAKKYTRTAQIISSVRKTENADKYDLGSFDVYNIETALPKLDLDAIENHLKAAKEAERRKRNDREEIRKRLAMGADSEEFYSLGHTDRPGKKPSLHSRLQNGAKLRPSTLSLKTNKSRSTQSLGHIELKESDFYALQATLQTEARIALAQAKEMARIQMERERRSRGASPVTEMLRSSMRKANAPLAPDRRRVSRQLLTDMNVAQLQVIVNELHSQIEALNESLVRLLMARDELHMGQDSMLVDIEDLTRYLGVKEQTKKTKGSSKSGVRRLTSLAHK; encoded by the exons ATGAGGATCAAACAGGTCTCCGAGAATGGTAACGTGGCCGCAGTCAACGGACACGAGATACTGTCCCACATAAACTCTGATAATAGAAGTTGGCTCGTACCCGCCAACGGTGGTTCTCAGAACTTTTACAATAACACCAGCAGGACGGaaatttttcaatttaactCTAGTTACAACAATTCAAGTATTACAATTACAACTGACTTATTTGAGGATAGTAAGAGTgcgcgaaaaaaaaatgtcacaagCGACACCTCTACCCTGAACGCTGAACCTATAGTGTGCAATAACCTGTACAGGCTGAGCACTCACAATAACAGGGGATTGTTAAATTTGTGCAATAACACAGGGGCGACAAATCTGGAGGGCGCTACGGAAACTTTCCCAGTTCCTCGTGAAAGCTTTCTAG GTAGTAATGTGTCTTCGAATACAACCCCGATCGACGACGAGCGGACGTTTGAACATTCGGACACTGATGAGATGTCTGAGAACGGAAGCCAGCCAGTGCCCAGGGGGATCGTGAATCCGAATTATCCGGGTTTCCAACACTTGGCTCACACGTTACAG GACTATTCTTCAAACATAGAGAACTTTTATCACTCTGAAAATGATATGACTGACGATGATATAGACATAGAAATAACGGAATCAACATATGAACCAGAGCTTACTTCAAAGGACACCTCTgttatatgtaaaaatattaacaataataataataatcaagaaGAAACGACGGATTCTAAGTTATTGAGTACACGATGTGATGTTTTTTCAAAGACGACAACATCGAAGAGTCCCGTACAAAATGATATACCAGATCTTTTAAAAACACTATCGGAAAACAACAATAATGTTGAACAAAATGATTACGATCTCCATTGCACTGACACGGacatagaaaataattttgacacTAAGGATATTATAGGTGATTTTAACAAAGAAATTGAAGATGAAATCaaacagttatttaattataatattaatattcaaGATGACTTAGAGGAATTAAGGAAAGATATTAAAGATACTCTAGCAAAACCTATTGAAAATACCATAAACAATATAAGTGAAGTAGTAAATCACGTAATCAAAAAGCTCGTAGAAACGCATAGTGATGAAAACCAACGGAGTACGGACATTACTATGTCATCAGAGAAGAGGAGGAATGAAGAAGTACTTAACAATGAAGCTAGTAATATTAGACAAAATGAAAGTAATGCAATAAAAGAAATGCATCTCAGTAGACCTACATTTTTGTTGATAGAAAATAAcaccaataataaaataacagatgcTGTCTTGTCCGACGGCAAAGATGAAATAACTATATATGATAGCGAATACGACCCGAAAAACTTGAGCAATAATGTTGAAAATACGATTAAACAACTTAGCACTGAGTTGAgaaaaattattccaaagttaGATGAAATGCGAGAGCGCGATAGATTATGGATAAGGAATAAAAAGGAACTGGCACCGATCGTCACCGACGGCAATTCCAATGAAGTAGCAAGTTCGCCTAGAAATAAGATATGCAGCAAAATTGGGAACAGCACCGAATCAATATCTAGAAAAGCTGCCATATCTCacat AGAATCTGCTGCGGCTACAGACAAGAAGAAGGAAGTAGCATCAGCAAAGAAGTATACCAGAACCGCTCAAATCATCTCATCCGTCCGAAAAACTGAAAATGCCGACAAATATGATTTAG GAAGTTTTGATGTCTACAATATAGAAACGGCCCTGCCTAAGTTAGATTTGGATGCCATTGAAAATCATTTGAAGGCAGCGAAAGAAGCAGAGAGGCGG aAACGCAATGATAGAGAAGAGATCAGAAAACGGCTGGCGATGGGGGCTGACAGTGAGGAATTTTACAGTCTGGGTCACACTGACAGGCCAGGGAAGAAGCCAAGCCTACACTCGAGGCTTCAAAATG GAGCAAAGTTACGGCCTTCAACCTTGTCACTGAAAACAAACAAATCCCGGTCCACACAATCTCTTGGGCACATTGAGCTGAAAGAATCGGATTTCTACGCACTTCAGGCTACACTCCAAACTGAAGCTAGGATTGCCCTCGCTCAAGCTAAGGAAATGGCTCGGATTCAAATGGAG CGCGAGCGCAGGAGTCGTGGCGCGTCGCCGGTGACAGAGATGCTGCGCAGCTCGATGCGCAAGGCCAACGCGCCGCTCGCGCCCGACCGCCGCCGCGTCTCGCGACAGCTGCTCACCGATATGAACGTCGCTCAACTTCAG GTGATAGTAAACGAGCTGCACTCGCAGATCGAGGCGCTGAACGAGTCGCTAGTGCGGCTGCTCATGGCGCGCGACGAACTGCACATGGGCCAGGACTCCATGCTGGTCGACATCGAGGACCTCACAAGATACTT gGGTGTGAAGGAGCAAACAAAGAAGACTAAAGGCTCGTCGAAGTCCGGTGTGAGAAGGCTCACATCTTTAGCGCACAAATAA
- the Schip1 gene encoding schwannomin interacting protein 1 isoform X3: MAPFTGSNVSSNTTPIDDERTFEHSDTDEMSENGSQPVPRGIVNPNYPGFQHLAHTLQDYSSNIENFYHSENDMTDDDIDIEITESTYEPELTSKDTSVICKNINNNNNNQEETTDSKLLSTRCDVFSKTTTSKSPVQNDIPDLLKTLSENNNNVEQNDYDLHCTDTDIENNFDTKDIIGDFNKEIEDEIKQLFNYNINIQDDLEELRKDIKDTLAKPIENTINNISEVVNHVIKKLVETHSDENQRSTDITMSSEKRRNEEVLNNEASNIRQNESNAIKEMHLSRPTFLLIENNTNNKITDAVLSDGKDEITIYDSEYDPKNLSNNVENTIKQLSTELRKIIPKLDEMRERDRLWIRNKKELAPIVTDGNSNEVASSPRNKICSKIGNSTESISRKAAISHIESAAATDKKKEVASAKKYTRTAQIISSVRKTENADKYDLGSFDVYNIETALPKLDLDAIENHLKAAKEAERRKRNDREEIRKRLAMGADSEEFYSLGHTDRPGKKPSLHSRLQNGKNLQICFMNETASDNESQTLELDKNINYSTKSLARSSIFSKSNYSLNNHPYQTRPLSVNITKHDKIGIVPTGAKLRPSTLSLKTNKSRSTQSLGHIELKESDFYALQATLQTEARIALAQAKEMARIQMERERRSRGASPVTEMLRSSMRKANAPLAPDRRRVSRQLLTDMNVAQLQVIVNELHSQIEALNESLVRLLMARDELHMGQDSMLVDIEDLTRYLGVKEQTKKTKGSSKSGVRRLTSLAHK, from the exons GTAGTAATGTGTCTTCGAATACAACCCCGATCGACGACGAGCGGACGTTTGAACATTCGGACACTGATGAGATGTCTGAGAACGGAAGCCAGCCAGTGCCCAGGGGGATCGTGAATCCGAATTATCCGGGTTTCCAACACTTGGCTCACACGTTACAG GACTATTCTTCAAACATAGAGAACTTTTATCACTCTGAAAATGATATGACTGACGATGATATAGACATAGAAATAACGGAATCAACATATGAACCAGAGCTTACTTCAAAGGACACCTCTgttatatgtaaaaatattaacaataataataataatcaagaaGAAACGACGGATTCTAAGTTATTGAGTACACGATGTGATGTTTTTTCAAAGACGACAACATCGAAGAGTCCCGTACAAAATGATATACCAGATCTTTTAAAAACACTATCGGAAAACAACAATAATGTTGAACAAAATGATTACGATCTCCATTGCACTGACACGGacatagaaaataattttgacacTAAGGATATTATAGGTGATTTTAACAAAGAAATTGAAGATGAAATCaaacagttatttaattataatattaatattcaaGATGACTTAGAGGAATTAAGGAAAGATATTAAAGATACTCTAGCAAAACCTATTGAAAATACCATAAACAATATAAGTGAAGTAGTAAATCACGTAATCAAAAAGCTCGTAGAAACGCATAGTGATGAAAACCAACGGAGTACGGACATTACTATGTCATCAGAGAAGAGGAGGAATGAAGAAGTACTTAACAATGAAGCTAGTAATATTAGACAAAATGAAAGTAATGCAATAAAAGAAATGCATCTCAGTAGACCTACATTTTTGTTGATAGAAAATAAcaccaataataaaataacagatgcTGTCTTGTCCGACGGCAAAGATGAAATAACTATATATGATAGCGAATACGACCCGAAAAACTTGAGCAATAATGTTGAAAATACGATTAAACAACTTAGCACTGAGTTGAgaaaaattattccaaagttaGATGAAATGCGAGAGCGCGATAGATTATGGATAAGGAATAAAAAGGAACTGGCACCGATCGTCACCGACGGCAATTCCAATGAAGTAGCAAGTTCGCCTAGAAATAAGATATGCAGCAAAATTGGGAACAGCACCGAATCAATATCTAGAAAAGCTGCCATATCTCacat AGAATCTGCTGCGGCTACAGACAAGAAGAAGGAAGTAGCATCAGCAAAGAAGTATACCAGAACCGCTCAAATCATCTCATCCGTCCGAAAAACTGAAAATGCCGACAAATATGATTTAG GAAGTTTTGATGTCTACAATATAGAAACGGCCCTGCCTAAGTTAGATTTGGATGCCATTGAAAATCATTTGAAGGCAGCGAAAGAAGCAGAGAGGCGG aAACGCAATGATAGAGAAGAGATCAGAAAACGGCTGGCGATGGGGGCTGACAGTGAGGAATTTTACAGTCTGGGTCACACTGACAGGCCAGGGAAGAAGCCAAGCCTACACTCGAGGCTTCAAAATG GGAAGAACCTTCAAATATGTTTCATGAATGAAACAGCTTCTGACAATGAATCTCAGACCTTGGAACTGGATAAAAATATCAACTATAGTACCAAAAGCTTGGCAAGATCAAGCATTTTCAGCAAGTCTAATTACAGCCTTAACAACCATCCATACCAGACGAGGCCCCTGTCAGTCAATATTACAAAACATGACAAAATTGGCATAGTTCCTACTG GAGCAAAGTTACGGCCTTCAACCTTGTCACTGAAAACAAACAAATCCCGGTCCACACAATCTCTTGGGCACATTGAGCTGAAAGAATCGGATTTCTACGCACTTCAGGCTACACTCCAAACTGAAGCTAGGATTGCCCTCGCTCAAGCTAAGGAAATGGCTCGGATTCAAATGGAG CGCGAGCGCAGGAGTCGTGGCGCGTCGCCGGTGACAGAGATGCTGCGCAGCTCGATGCGCAAGGCCAACGCGCCGCTCGCGCCCGACCGCCGCCGCGTCTCGCGACAGCTGCTCACCGATATGAACGTCGCTCAACTTCAG GTGATAGTAAACGAGCTGCACTCGCAGATCGAGGCGCTGAACGAGTCGCTAGTGCGGCTGCTCATGGCGCGCGACGAACTGCACATGGGCCAGGACTCCATGCTGGTCGACATCGAGGACCTCACAAGATACTT gGGTGTGAAGGAGCAAACAAAGAAGACTAAAGGCTCGTCGAAGTCCGGTGTGAGAAGGCTCACATCTTTAGCGCACAAATAA